AAGGTTTAGACATGTGGGGTGTAGTTCCGAAAACTGTTACAAATGAGTTTCAGATACCTATCAAACAGATTGAGCGTTTACcttatgataattttttatttgggaTGGTAACATGCCATTCAATAACTATTGTGAACGGAAAACTGATGGGTGACCCACTGGATTTGAAGATGTTTGAGTCTACTGGTTGGACTTTAGAAGACCAAAAAAATGTACCGGACAGTCAAAAGTATAGTCTTATTCATCCCACTATCGTAAGGCAACCAAAGAAAGGTAAATAACTTTTACATAGTAAATACAAAATTagttattcagttttttttttttaaagaaattcttCACGAGAAATCGAATACTAGGGATGTTTCAGTACAACGTCAGTCTTCTATTGACGATTTATTGGCTGACGTTGGTTTACTCAATGGTGAAACAAACAATGATCATGGTATTGTTCGTGAGTTTCCATTCACTTCGAATTTACAGCGGATGTCCGTTATAACACGCCGTCTAAGTGGCTCAAATTTCAACGTATATTGTAAAGGTTCTCCTGAGATGTTGCAGCAGCTTTGCCAACCAAGCAGTTTGCCAGAAAATTACTCACAACAATTAGCATTTTTTGCAAAACGCGGATACCGTATTATCGCAATGGCTTTTAAACCACTTAGTCCCAAAATGAGTTATATTAAGGCACAACGTTTGGCACGTGAAATAGTTGAAAGCGATCTTGAGTTTCTTGGTTTCGTTGTAATGGAAAATCGCCTAAAACCGGACACAAGTGAGGTGATAGCATCATTGACAAATGCCAACATACGTACGGTTATGATAACTGGAGATAATTTGTTGACGGCGATAAGTGTAGCTCGTGACTGTGGTATTGTTTCAGCGGACCAAGCGGTTGTCACTGTAAACGCACGACAGGTGTTTCAGAAAGAACGGCATGCGTATGAACTGTATTACACACTTGATATAGGTGGTTCTGAAGATAATACTAAAGATTTAGTAAATATCtcggatataatatcattgcaATCATCGACTGCTAATTCTGTTGATGGAGTTTGCGAAGCTTCAGGGAATTACCAGATATTTAATGGTGATGTCACATCATTAAGTAGTGTATCAATGACACTACCAAACAGTAATAGTCTAACCAGTGTTGAGACCTGTGAAACATGGACGCACCAAGATCCAGAATTAGGTCTGGCTAGCTGTAAACACGAGAAAAAATGCCATCGTCCTACCTGGCGCAACAATTACAGATTCGCAATGATTGGCAGAACATGGCAGATTGTGAGAGAAAATTTCCCGaatgaattgaaaaattttatagtacGTGGAGCAATTTTTGCACGCATGTCACCGGAACAAAAGCAAGCTTTAATTATAGATCTTCAACAGCTTGACTACTGCGTTGCTATGTGTGGTGATGGTGCAAACGATTGTGGTGCTTTAAAAGTTGCACATACCGGTATTTCGCTAAGCGAAACCGAGTCTGCAATTGCGTCACCTTTTACATCGCGCAATGCAACAATTAAATGTGTGCCGTATGTCATCAAGGAAGGAAGAGCTGCGTTAGTTACATCATTtggcatatttaaatatatggcTGCTTATTCTATGGTACAATTTATATCAGTTATGATATTATACTCCATCGACTCCAACTTAACGGATAAACAGTATTTATATGTTGATTTGGGATTGATATCTGTGTTCGCATTTTTTTTCGGCAAAACAGGAGCGTACGTTGGACCACTCGCTAAACAAGTTCCTTTAAGCTCACTTATCTCCTTAGCTCCGTTAGCATCAATAATATTGCATTTGCTTGTCGTAGTTGGATTCCAAATAGCTGGTgagttcaaaaatatgttttttattaaatataaaatttctgatATTATCCACAGCTTTAATCTTCCTAAAAGAGCTTAAGGGTTATTTTCTTAGGGTTCTATATGTATTTCTGctctgaattttattttttgaaattttattttttaattttctttttgaaaaaaaaaaaaaattattttaatattaaaaaattgaagaattcaAATTTGATAATATATAAATCGTTTGAATGTGTAAGTTATCCGACCATTGTTCTAGAGTATTGAATATAGTAGAACACGAAGTGCGCAAGCGCGAAAAATGTTAAATCTGaaacagtttaaattttttattcttaatcaTATGGAATctaaaattggttttttttaaaccgttatttggaattaaaaatcaattataaattttaatccggtttttggctaaacatttttttatttactttgtaaTTCCGTATTTggaactaaaattttatttttatttgaggtAATTgaggtaatttttttatattttttatcatccCGTTTAAGTTTTAATCGTAACAGAGTTCTGATCTTGGCCATGGTTTAGATAGTTTTTACACATATTTGAtagaaaaataacattttagttCTGCAATATTGTTATGAGAGctttattcctttttttaataaaacgaaATGTGTTCAATACTATTTACataattactattttatatacatttcgcTAAGCATacatttacacaaattttttctATGTTCTTAAAGCGTGTATTTGGCTTCATAAAGTAGTCTCacttaattttcaaacaaaatttcattgtaaaaacaatttgtgTTTTCTATTTATAGGTTGGTTTCAGTTGCATCAACAGGACTGGTTTGTTCCTTTCAAACACAGTGATGAAGATCACTTAGGATGCTACGAAAACTACACTATGTTCGCGATATCCAGTTTTCAGTATATTATACTTGCATTTATATATTCTAAGGGAGCGCCATATCGAAAACCAATTTGGTCGAATATTCCGTTCTGTCTTTCATTGGTTACAAATCTTGCGATTGTTTGTTATTTAGTATGCTATCCTTCGCAATGGATAAGAGAGTTTTTCCAACTAGTTGTACCTAACAGTCTCCGCTTTCGATTTTGGATGTTGTTTTATGGAGCTGCCAACTTTGTAGTGCATGTCATCGTTGAGATATATGTCGTTGAGTATTTATTCTTTCAAAAAGTGCAGATGCGACGTGAAAGAAATATGAAGGAATCGAAACGGAAATATATGCACGTCGAATATGATATGCGGTGTTGTAAAACGTGGCCGTCAATAACACAGTCATGTCAGGCATTCGATTCTTCAACACTACTTAAAGAAGTAAAACCAACGTATGTAGAAATAAGTGCTGAACAAAACTTCGACACGCCAGCATCACAAAACAATGCATTAAATAGTTTCTTCGAAGCGGAATCAATCCAAGCTATTCAAACCTTGCCAACGGTAGCCGAATGTAGTGTACTTAGTGAATGCGAACCAGCCAAATTGCTGTTAAAGGAGAAACAAATGCACAGTGGTGATGTTAATGTAATCCAAATTTCATGAGATTTAAATATTGTCCCCGCAATACTTCTTGTTTCTACGTTTAATTACTTGCATATAGTgagttatgtattttttttttcgttcttGCGTTTTAGGctttgtaaatttaatgttagctgtgctagtTTTAATGTTTCTATTATACATAGATCTAAttcgtatataataaatatgggttggtttagtaatataataaaacTGAAGTGTATTTTTTGCTAAGAATCGACTCCATACGTACATAATCGCGATAACCTTTTCAATGATCATAATATAGATCTGCAACAAGAATGGTGTCTGGAAGTTTTCAACTGATTTGAATGTATTTAATtgttctgaaaactaaaaaatacacACCAAAATTCCAGGACGTGAGGTTATTTTGCTaaacgcaaagttttattaatttaatttttgagacttacttaaattaataaataaataggaacaactttattttgattactcaggggtgttgtagaatctaatagttgtcggaatcagacctgaaaccgataaaaatgcagtaggtgtcatgaattctgatattattggtttgacgttcgaaacagaaactGTAACGggtttgggtgtcacggaaatcaattttatcggttttgttatcagaaatgAAACTAGAGGATAGTCGctaacagatttgaaatgtaagttaagaaatcaatttatattattatgaatttatttatctttttatagGGAAAACCATAAGAAGAAAACACAGAAAGTCAGAACgattgagtttatggaaaaaatctagatattttaagagcatttaaaaaacataataaacgtaatttaacacttaaagcgtctttattcagtcgataatgtgatatgaTTCTGTAAGGTAAACGTGAATACAAGCagacaagtaaatgcaagccaaatttcacatgcgatttccctggtgcatcaagtggattactgtgatccTTAATatcttctttttaattttttcgttgcatTTGCTTCcaacaaaataaaagctaaaatagcggaactcattgtaaaattaaaaataattgcttccaaatttatttatatgcaagttttgtcacattagcaaacagctgattcgaatattggttttaagtatgttcgaaaagacgaaaatccaagCAGACTCTGTGACATCATTGAAACATGGTTTGCAATTCTAACAACTATCtcaatctgtcttggattctacaacacccctgacagtttttaaatatacttgtataccggTCGTAACTGTCATCTACCGTATATAATCATTAACCAAAGAAAGAAA
This genomic interval from Bactrocera oleae isolate idBacOlea1 chromosome X, idBacOlea1, whole genome shotgun sequence contains the following:
- the anne gene encoding polyamine-transporting ATPase 13A3 isoform X8; the encoded protein is MCAKINCVQADPKPCVGLLNAREDDEMQITGYKRSLLRTVLCWLFICLTGGLLRLLMHWWRHWYLIATHEKCSLEIAEKVLIQEHYQGKHIIYYVKAIQEINATMPMKCLQQARFSPSLLAKNESSRIGNKLTLQRQSEVEIDETSFHISLHFSSGQFKHTNHVRMFNCKQLRYVWDNQSQSFNKLKGLDVNVSSAYFHQQKGLPVQEQLSRRLAYGPNEITVPYKNLKTLLVLEMLNPFYVFQIFSVVLWFLYDYYYYACVILLMSMVGIAMSIIQTKKNQDSLRESVINKGCALVVTEAGEVREIGTECLVLGDVIEIPTNGCTMQCDSVLLSGNCILDESMLTGESVPVTKTPLPMKRDLIYDKKEHARHTLFCGTKVIQTRYIGSEKVLAIVINTGNITAKGGLIRSILYPPPIDYKFEQDSYKFIECLGLIALIGFIYTLITKVSRGIDAVKIAVESLDLITIVVPPALPAAMTVGRFYAQKRLKKKDIYCISPRSINVAGSIDCCCFDKTGTLTEEGLDMWGVVPKTVTNEFQIPIKQIERLPYDNFLFGMVTCHSITIVNGKLMGDPLDLKMFESTGWTLEDQKNVPDSQKYSLIHPTIVRQPKKEILHEKSNTRDVSVQRQSSIDDLLADVGLLNGETNNDHGIVREFPFTSNLQRMSVITRRLSGSNFNVYCKGSPEMLQQLCQPSSLPENYSQQLAFFAKRGYRIIAMAFKPLSPKMSYIKAQRLAREIVESDLEFLGFVVMENRLKPDTSEVIASLTNANIRTVMITGDNLLTAISVARDCGIVSADQAVVTVNARQVFQKERHAYELYYTLDIGGSEDNTKDLVNISDIISLQSSTANSVDGVCEASGNYQIFNGDVTSLSSVSMTLPNSNSLTSVETCETWTHQDPELGLASCKHEKKCHRPTWRNNYRFAMIGRTWQIVRENFPNELKNFIVRGAIFARMSPEQKQALIIDLQQLDYCVAMCGDGANDCGALKVAHTGISLSETESAIASPFTSRNATIKCVPYVIKEGRAALVTSFGIFKYMAAYSMVQFISVMILYSIDSNLTDKQYLYVDLGLISVFAFFFGKTGAYVGPLAKQVPLSSLISLAPLASIILHLLVVVGFQIAGWFQLHQQDWFVPFKHSDEDHLGCYENYTMFAISSFQYIILAFIYSKGAPYRKPIWSNIPFCLSLVTNLAIVCYLVCYPSQWIREFFQLVVPNSLRFRFWMLFYGAANFVVHVIVEIYVVEYLFFQKVQMRRERNMKESKRKYMHVEYDMRCCKTWPSITQSCQAFDSSTLLKEVKPTYVEISAEQNFDTPASQNNALNSFFEAESIQAIQTLPTVAECSVLSECEPAKLLLKEKQMHSGDVNVIQIS
- the anne gene encoding polyamine-transporting ATPase 13A3 isoform X2; the protein is MIYVEEKKFVNGKNSIAKLEWWSSSKSSVFAPKFVSMNNQSDIQIPDQKCDFLVEEKVNSSPVSIPLNTSKIHFTKRGMKQDNQLTLNNQPYQMLTHHQKSISRQPSGISNSSGGSSPTDLPLRHGKMIFQEPQLQNGIASILPSSNETRCQSFLTHRANDGEDQVSQDSQLLAKDPKPCVGLLNAREDDEMQITGYKRSLLRTVLCWLFICLTGGLLRLLMHWWRHWYLIATHEKCSLEIAEKVLIQEHYQGKHIIYYVKAIQEINATMPMKCLQQARFSPSLLAKNESSRIGNKLTLQRQSEVEIDETSFHISLHFSSGQFKHTNHVRMFNCKQLRYVWDNQSQSFNKLKGLDVNVSSAYFHQQKGLPVQEQLSRRLAYGPNEITVPYKNLKTLLVLEMLNPFYVFQIFSVVLWFLYDYYYYACVILLMSMVGIAMSIIQTKKNQDSLRESVINKGCALVVTEAGEVREIGTECLVLGDVIEIPTNGCTMQCDSVLLSGNCILDESMLTGESVPVTKTPLPMKRDLIYDKKEHARHTLFCGTKVIQTRYIGSEKVLAIVINTGNITAKGGLIRSILYPPPIDYKFEQDSYKFIECLGLIALIGFIYTLITKVSRGIDAVKIAVESLDLITIVVPPALPAAMTVGRFYAQKRLKKKDIYCISPRSINVAGSIDCCCFDKTGTLTEEGLDMWGVVPKTVTNEFQIPIKQIERLPYDNFLFGMVTCHSITIVNGKLMGDPLDLKMFESTGWTLEDQKNVPDSQKYSLIHPTIVRQPKKEILHEKSNTRDVSVQRQSSIDDLLADVGLLNGETNNDHGIVREFPFTSNLQRMSVITRRLSGSNFNVYCKGSPEMLQQLCQPSSLPENYSQQLAFFAKRGYRIIAMAFKPLSPKMSYIKAQRLAREIVESDLEFLGFVVMENRLKPDTSEVIASLTNANIRTVMITGDNLLTAISVARDCGIVSADQAVVTVNARQVFQKERHAYELYYTLDIGGSEDNTKDLVNISDIISLQSSTANSVDGVCEASGNYQIFNGDVTSLSSVSMTLPNSNSLTSVETCETWTHQDPELGLASCKHEKKCHRPTWRNNYRFAMIGRTWQIVRENFPNELKNFIVRGAIFARMSPEQKQALIIDLQQLDYCVAMCGDGANDCGALKVAHTGISLSETESAIASPFTSRNATIKCVPYVIKEGRAALVTSFGIFKYMAAYSMVQFISVMILYSIDSNLTDKQYLYVDLGLISVFAFFFGKTGAYVGPLAKQVPLSSLISLAPLASIILHLLVVVGFQIAGWFQLHQQDWFVPFKHSDEDHLGCYENYTMFAISSFQYIILAFIYSKGAPYRKPIWSNIPFCLSLVTNLAIVCYLVCYPSQWIREFFQLVVPNSLRFRFWMLFYGAANFVVHVIVEIYVVEYLFFQKVQMRRERNMKESKRKYMHVEYDMRCCKTWPSITQSCQAFDSSTLLKEVKPTYVEISAEQNFDTPASQNNALNSFFEAESIQAIQTLPTVAECSVLSECEPAKLLLKEKQMHSGDVNVIQIS
- the anne gene encoding polyamine-transporting ATPase 13A3 isoform X1, whose product is MLRKNMAYYTEIPNIYTTSDNPEKFLAIVNAEKCSTAKKDFNCVDSYINRDLKSYPYRFVNGKNSIAKLEWWSSSKSSVFAPKFVSMNNQSDIQIPDQKCDFLVEEKVNSSPVSIPLNTSKIHFTKRGMKQDNQLTLNNQPYQMLTHHQKSISRQPSGISNSSGGSSPTDLPLRHGKMIFQEPQLQNGIASILPSSNETRCQSFLTHRANDGEDQVSQDSQLLAKDPKPCVGLLNAREDDEMQITGYKRSLLRTVLCWLFICLTGGLLRLLMHWWRHWYLIATHEKCSLEIAEKVLIQEHYQGKHIIYYVKAIQEINATMPMKCLQQARFSPSLLAKNESSRIGNKLTLQRQSEVEIDETSFHISLHFSSGQFKHTNHVRMFNCKQLRYVWDNQSQSFNKLKGLDVNVSSAYFHQQKGLPVQEQLSRRLAYGPNEITVPYKNLKTLLVLEMLNPFYVFQIFSVVLWFLYDYYYYACVILLMSMVGIAMSIIQTKKNQDSLRESVINKGCALVVTEAGEVREIGTECLVLGDVIEIPTNGCTMQCDSVLLSGNCILDESMLTGESVPVTKTPLPMKRDLIYDKKEHARHTLFCGTKVIQTRYIGSEKVLAIVINTGNITAKGGLIRSILYPPPIDYKFEQDSYKFIECLGLIALIGFIYTLITKVSRGIDAVKIAVESLDLITIVVPPALPAAMTVGRFYAQKRLKKKDIYCISPRSINVAGSIDCCCFDKTGTLTEEGLDMWGVVPKTVTNEFQIPIKQIERLPYDNFLFGMVTCHSITIVNGKLMGDPLDLKMFESTGWTLEDQKNVPDSQKYSLIHPTIVRQPKKEILHEKSNTRDVSVQRQSSIDDLLADVGLLNGETNNDHGIVREFPFTSNLQRMSVITRRLSGSNFNVYCKGSPEMLQQLCQPSSLPENYSQQLAFFAKRGYRIIAMAFKPLSPKMSYIKAQRLAREIVESDLEFLGFVVMENRLKPDTSEVIASLTNANIRTVMITGDNLLTAISVARDCGIVSADQAVVTVNARQVFQKERHAYELYYTLDIGGSEDNTKDLVNISDIISLQSSTANSVDGVCEASGNYQIFNGDVTSLSSVSMTLPNSNSLTSVETCETWTHQDPELGLASCKHEKKCHRPTWRNNYRFAMIGRTWQIVRENFPNELKNFIVRGAIFARMSPEQKQALIIDLQQLDYCVAMCGDGANDCGALKVAHTGISLSETESAIASPFTSRNATIKCVPYVIKEGRAALVTSFGIFKYMAAYSMVQFISVMILYSIDSNLTDKQYLYVDLGLISVFAFFFGKTGAYVGPLAKQVPLSSLISLAPLASIILHLLVVVGFQIAGWFQLHQQDWFVPFKHSDEDHLGCYENYTMFAISSFQYIILAFIYSKGAPYRKPIWSNIPFCLSLVTNLAIVCYLVCYPSQWIREFFQLVVPNSLRFRFWMLFYGAANFVVHVIVEIYVVEYLFFQKVQMRRERNMKESKRKYMHVEYDMRCCKTWPSITQSCQAFDSSTLLKEVKPTYVEISAEQNFDTPASQNNALNSFFEAESIQAIQTLPTVAECSVLSECEPAKLLLKEKQMHSGDVNVIQIS
- the anne gene encoding polyamine-transporting ATPase 13A3 isoform X6 — translated: MTVKIKCRKILNSSQKLLSSMCAKINCVQADPKPCVGLLNAREDDEMQITGYKRSLLRTVLCWLFICLTGGLLRLLMHWWRHWYLIATHEKCSLEIAEKVLIQEHYQGKHIIYYVKAIQEINATMPMKCLQQARFSPSLLAKNESSRIGNKLTLQRQSEVEIDETSFHISLHFSSGQFKHTNHVRMFNCKQLRYVWDNQSQSFNKLKGLDVNVSSAYFHQQKGLPVQEQLSRRLAYGPNEITVPYKNLKTLLVLEMLNPFYVFQIFSVVLWFLYDYYYYACVILLMSMVGIAMSIIQTKKNQDSLRESVINKGCALVVTEAGEVREIGTECLVLGDVIEIPTNGCTMQCDSVLLSGNCILDESMLTGESVPVTKTPLPMKRDLIYDKKEHARHTLFCGTKVIQTRYIGSEKVLAIVINTGNITAKGGLIRSILYPPPIDYKFEQDSYKFIECLGLIALIGFIYTLITKVSRGIDAVKIAVESLDLITIVVPPALPAAMTVGRFYAQKRLKKKDIYCISPRSINVAGSIDCCCFDKTGTLTEEGLDMWGVVPKTVTNEFQIPIKQIERLPYDNFLFGMVTCHSITIVNGKLMGDPLDLKMFESTGWTLEDQKNVPDSQKYSLIHPTIVRQPKKEILHEKSNTRDVSVQRQSSIDDLLADVGLLNGETNNDHGIVREFPFTSNLQRMSVITRRLSGSNFNVYCKGSPEMLQQLCQPSSLPENYSQQLAFFAKRGYRIIAMAFKPLSPKMSYIKAQRLAREIVESDLEFLGFVVMENRLKPDTSEVIASLTNANIRTVMITGDNLLTAISVARDCGIVSADQAVVTVNARQVFQKERHAYELYYTLDIGGSEDNTKDLVNISDIISLQSSTANSVDGVCEASGNYQIFNGDVTSLSSVSMTLPNSNSLTSVETCETWTHQDPELGLASCKHEKKCHRPTWRNNYRFAMIGRTWQIVRENFPNELKNFIVRGAIFARMSPEQKQALIIDLQQLDYCVAMCGDGANDCGALKVAHTGISLSETESAIASPFTSRNATIKCVPYVIKEGRAALVTSFGIFKYMAAYSMVQFISVMILYSIDSNLTDKQYLYVDLGLISVFAFFFGKTGAYVGPLAKQVPLSSLISLAPLASIILHLLVVVGFQIAGWFQLHQQDWFVPFKHSDEDHLGCYENYTMFAISSFQYIILAFIYSKGAPYRKPIWSNIPFCLSLVTNLAIVCYLVCYPSQWIREFFQLVVPNSLRFRFWMLFYGAANFVVHVIVEIYVVEYLFFQKVQMRRERNMKESKRKYMHVEYDMRCCKTWPSITQSCQAFDSSTLLKEVKPTYVEISAEQNFDTPASQNNALNSFFEAESIQAIQTLPTVAECSVLSECEPAKLLLKEKQMHSGDVNVIQIS
- the anne gene encoding polyamine-transporting ATPase 13A3 isoform X7, with amino-acid sequence MIYVEEKKLRLLSSMCAKINCVQADPKPCVGLLNAREDDEMQITGYKRSLLRTVLCWLFICLTGGLLRLLMHWWRHWYLIATHEKCSLEIAEKVLIQEHYQGKHIIYYVKAIQEINATMPMKCLQQARFSPSLLAKNESSRIGNKLTLQRQSEVEIDETSFHISLHFSSGQFKHTNHVRMFNCKQLRYVWDNQSQSFNKLKGLDVNVSSAYFHQQKGLPVQEQLSRRLAYGPNEITVPYKNLKTLLVLEMLNPFYVFQIFSVVLWFLYDYYYYACVILLMSMVGIAMSIIQTKKNQDSLRESVINKGCALVVTEAGEVREIGTECLVLGDVIEIPTNGCTMQCDSVLLSGNCILDESMLTGESVPVTKTPLPMKRDLIYDKKEHARHTLFCGTKVIQTRYIGSEKVLAIVINTGNITAKGGLIRSILYPPPIDYKFEQDSYKFIECLGLIALIGFIYTLITKVSRGIDAVKIAVESLDLITIVVPPALPAAMTVGRFYAQKRLKKKDIYCISPRSINVAGSIDCCCFDKTGTLTEEGLDMWGVVPKTVTNEFQIPIKQIERLPYDNFLFGMVTCHSITIVNGKLMGDPLDLKMFESTGWTLEDQKNVPDSQKYSLIHPTIVRQPKKEILHEKSNTRDVSVQRQSSIDDLLADVGLLNGETNNDHGIVREFPFTSNLQRMSVITRRLSGSNFNVYCKGSPEMLQQLCQPSSLPENYSQQLAFFAKRGYRIIAMAFKPLSPKMSYIKAQRLAREIVESDLEFLGFVVMENRLKPDTSEVIASLTNANIRTVMITGDNLLTAISVARDCGIVSADQAVVTVNARQVFQKERHAYELYYTLDIGGSEDNTKDLVNISDIISLQSSTANSVDGVCEASGNYQIFNGDVTSLSSVSMTLPNSNSLTSVETCETWTHQDPELGLASCKHEKKCHRPTWRNNYRFAMIGRTWQIVRENFPNELKNFIVRGAIFARMSPEQKQALIIDLQQLDYCVAMCGDGANDCGALKVAHTGISLSETESAIASPFTSRNATIKCVPYVIKEGRAALVTSFGIFKYMAAYSMVQFISVMILYSIDSNLTDKQYLYVDLGLISVFAFFFGKTGAYVGPLAKQVPLSSLISLAPLASIILHLLVVVGFQIAGWFQLHQQDWFVPFKHSDEDHLGCYENYTMFAISSFQYIILAFIYSKGAPYRKPIWSNIPFCLSLVTNLAIVCYLVCYPSQWIREFFQLVVPNSLRFRFWMLFYGAANFVVHVIVEIYVVEYLFFQKVQMRRERNMKESKRKYMHVEYDMRCCKTWPSITQSCQAFDSSTLLKEVKPTYVEISAEQNFDTPASQNNALNSFFEAESIQAIQTLPTVAECSVLSECEPAKLLLKEKQMHSGDVNVIQIS
- the anne gene encoding polyamine-transporting ATPase 13A3 isoform X3 codes for the protein MVKRFVNGKNSIAKLEWWSSSKSSVFAPKFVSMNNQSDIQIPDQKCDFLVEEKVNSSPVSIPLNTSKIHFTKRGMKQDNQLTLNNQPYQMLTHHQKSISRQPSGISNSSGGSSPTDLPLRHGKMIFQEPQLQNGIASILPSSNETRCQSFLTHRANDGEDQVSQDSQLLAKDPKPCVGLLNAREDDEMQITGYKRSLLRTVLCWLFICLTGGLLRLLMHWWRHWYLIATHEKCSLEIAEKVLIQEHYQGKHIIYYVKAIQEINATMPMKCLQQARFSPSLLAKNESSRIGNKLTLQRQSEVEIDETSFHISLHFSSGQFKHTNHVRMFNCKQLRYVWDNQSQSFNKLKGLDVNVSSAYFHQQKGLPVQEQLSRRLAYGPNEITVPYKNLKTLLVLEMLNPFYVFQIFSVVLWFLYDYYYYACVILLMSMVGIAMSIIQTKKNQDSLRESVINKGCALVVTEAGEVREIGTECLVLGDVIEIPTNGCTMQCDSVLLSGNCILDESMLTGESVPVTKTPLPMKRDLIYDKKEHARHTLFCGTKVIQTRYIGSEKVLAIVINTGNITAKGGLIRSILYPPPIDYKFEQDSYKFIECLGLIALIGFIYTLITKVSRGIDAVKIAVESLDLITIVVPPALPAAMTVGRFYAQKRLKKKDIYCISPRSINVAGSIDCCCFDKTGTLTEEGLDMWGVVPKTVTNEFQIPIKQIERLPYDNFLFGMVTCHSITIVNGKLMGDPLDLKMFESTGWTLEDQKNVPDSQKYSLIHPTIVRQPKKEILHEKSNTRDVSVQRQSSIDDLLADVGLLNGETNNDHGIVREFPFTSNLQRMSVITRRLSGSNFNVYCKGSPEMLQQLCQPSSLPENYSQQLAFFAKRGYRIIAMAFKPLSPKMSYIKAQRLAREIVESDLEFLGFVVMENRLKPDTSEVIASLTNANIRTVMITGDNLLTAISVARDCGIVSADQAVVTVNARQVFQKERHAYELYYTLDIGGSEDNTKDLVNISDIISLQSSTANSVDGVCEASGNYQIFNGDVTSLSSVSMTLPNSNSLTSVETCETWTHQDPELGLASCKHEKKCHRPTWRNNYRFAMIGRTWQIVRENFPNELKNFIVRGAIFARMSPEQKQALIIDLQQLDYCVAMCGDGANDCGALKVAHTGISLSETESAIASPFTSRNATIKCVPYVIKEGRAALVTSFGIFKYMAAYSMVQFISVMILYSIDSNLTDKQYLYVDLGLISVFAFFFGKTGAYVGPLAKQVPLSSLISLAPLASIILHLLVVVGFQIAGWFQLHQQDWFVPFKHSDEDHLGCYENYTMFAISSFQYIILAFIYSKGAPYRKPIWSNIPFCLSLVTNLAIVCYLVCYPSQWIREFFQLVVPNSLRFRFWMLFYGAANFVVHVIVEIYVVEYLFFQKVQMRRERNMKESKRKYMHVEYDMRCCKTWPSITQSCQAFDSSTLLKEVKPTYVEISAEQNFDTPASQNNALNSFFEAESIQAIQTLPTVAECSVLSECEPAKLLLKEKQMHSGDVNVIQIS